The following proteins are encoded in a genomic region of Paenibacillus sp. FSL H3-0469:
- a CDS encoding ABC transporter permease subunit, producing the protein MNKTSASVASASIPPAIPPSAKKPMGQRIKEFVTDYKRQWEIQSMVLPGIIFMIIFCYIPIYGLTIAFKNYTVIDTLSTAPWVGLDNFRIILSDEYFWDAVINTLGISFLKLGIGFIIPIILAIMIYELNMGRFKKFVQTISYLPHFLSWIVLGGMLITWFSTSGLFNELLLNLGLISKPSNILLDAGKYWWIATLSDIWKEAGWGTILYLAIMAKIDPTYYEAARIDGAGRLRQIWNITLPNMKAIISLNLILTVSGLLGSNLDQTLVLMNSQNREKAEVINSYVYRMGMTQGDFSYATAVGLGVSIVSVILLLMANKVTSKLNDNQSVL; encoded by the coding sequence ATGAATAAAACATCAGCGTCTGTTGCATCAGCTTCCATCCCGCCAGCAATACCCCCGTCCGCCAAGAAGCCCATGGGGCAGCGGATTAAAGAGTTTGTAACCGATTACAAGAGGCAGTGGGAGATTCAGTCGATGGTGCTGCCAGGCATTATTTTTATGATTATTTTCTGCTACATACCCATCTACGGGCTGACCATTGCTTTTAAGAATTACACGGTCATTGATACCTTATCCACTGCACCCTGGGTGGGACTGGATAACTTCAGGATTATTTTGTCGGACGAATACTTCTGGGATGCTGTTATCAATACGCTGGGCATCAGCTTCCTGAAGCTTGGGATCGGGTTCATCATTCCGATTATTCTCGCCATTATGATCTATGAGCTGAACATGGGCCGCTTCAAAAAATTCGTCCAGACGATCTCCTACCTGCCGCATTTCCTGTCGTGGATCGTCCTGGGCGGGATGCTGATTACCTGGTTCTCTACTTCCGGCTTGTTCAATGAGCTGCTGCTGAACCTCGGGCTGATCTCGAAGCCATCCAACATCCTGCTGGATGCAGGCAAGTACTGGTGGATTGCCACGCTGTCGGATATCTGGAAGGAAGCCGGATGGGGCACGATTCTGTATCTGGCCATTATGGCTAAGATCGACCCCACCTACTACGAAGCTGCCCGGATTGATGGAGCCGGACGGCTGCGCCAGATCTGGAATATCACCCTTCCGAACATGAAGGCGATCATCAGCCTGAACCTGATCCTTACGGTAAGCGGCTTACTCGGCTCGAATCTGGATCAGACGCTGGTCTTGATGAACTCGCAGAACCGGGAGAAAGCAGAGGTCATCAATTCCTATGTCTACCGGATGGGGATGACGCAGGGCGATTTCTCTTATGCTACGGCTGTCGGCCTCGGTGTCTCCATTGTTTCAGTAATCCTGCTGCTTATGGCCAACAAGGTCACCAGTAAATTGAACGATAATCAATCCGTGTTGTAG
- a CDS encoding alpha-glucuronidase family glycosyl hydrolase — translation MRQQSGNEYAAQYDSGYNAWLSYPKLPQGPLYKQYVKWCGAVSVTEGGETIQAALQEWTRGIASLLDLEAVSKPQPEEFGVAFGTFAGDHPLIQGLFEDKTVQAVGPEGFAIRTSQSRKCIAVGASSQAGVLYGVFHLLRLIASGKDIEHLDEVVNPLNSLRIINHWDNFDGSVERGYSGRSFLYENNQFTKDMDRITDYARLMSTAGINAIAINNVNVHALETLFISTYLPDVAGIADIFRIYGIRLFLCVNFAGPMHEGEVGTADPLDAGVREWWKTRAADIYAAIPDFGGFVVKADSENRPGPFTYGRNHADGANMLAEALEPYGGIVIWRCFVYNCKQDWRDRKTDRARAAYDHFKPLDGQFHDNVILQIKNGPMDFQVREPVSPLFGALERTNHVIEFQIAQEYTGQQRHVCYLVPQWKEIMDFDTQAKGGPAPVKRIVDGSLWGNRLSGIAAVSNVGNDRNWTGHLLAQANLYGFGRLAWNPELSAEEIAEEWIALTFGADTAVAGVISRILLDSWEIYESYTSPLGVGWMINPEHHYGPNVDGYEYSMWGTYHYADHQGIGVDRTVNTGTGYSAQYMGSNAVRYDSLEECPDELLLFFHHVPYTHVLHSGKTVIQHIYDTHFEGAERAEGLLDAWSGLKGSIADGLYTQVEERLKGQAAHAKEWRDQINTYFYRKSGIADALCRTIY, via the coding sequence ATGAGACAACAATCCGGGAATGAGTATGCTGCACAATATGACAGCGGATACAATGCGTGGTTAAGCTATCCTAAGCTTCCACAAGGCCCCCTATATAAGCAATATGTGAAATGGTGCGGAGCGGTATCCGTTACAGAAGGCGGGGAGACCATCCAGGCTGCACTTCAGGAATGGACAAGAGGCATTGCCTCGCTATTGGACCTTGAGGCTGTCTCCAAGCCGCAGCCGGAAGAATTCGGTGTGGCCTTCGGCACCTTCGCGGGGGATCATCCGCTGATTCAGGGCTTGTTCGAGGACAAGACGGTCCAGGCTGTGGGACCGGAAGGATTCGCCATTCGTACCAGCCAGTCCCGTAAATGCATTGCTGTAGGGGCTTCCTCCCAGGCAGGCGTGTTATACGGTGTCTTCCATCTTCTGCGGCTGATCGCCAGCGGCAAGGACATTGAGCATCTGGATGAAGTAGTGAATCCGTTGAATTCGCTGCGGATAATTAATCATTGGGATAATTTCGACGGCAGTGTGGAGCGCGGCTATTCCGGCAGATCCTTCCTGTATGAGAATAATCAGTTCACGAAGGATATGGACCGGATTACAGACTATGCGCGGCTGATGTCTACCGCCGGCATTAACGCAATAGCGATCAATAATGTTAACGTTCATGCACTTGAGACACTGTTTATCTCTACCTATCTGCCGGATGTGGCGGGAATCGCCGATATTTTCCGCATCTATGGCATCCGCCTGTTCCTGTGCGTGAACTTCGCCGGACCTATGCATGAAGGAGAAGTCGGTACGGCTGATCCGCTGGATGCAGGTGTACGGGAATGGTGGAAGACGAGAGCGGCTGACATCTATGCGGCTATTCCCGATTTCGGCGGCTTCGTGGTCAAGGCCGATTCGGAGAACCGGCCCGGCCCGTTCACTTACGGGCGGAACCATGCAGACGGGGCCAACATGCTGGCGGAAGCCCTGGAGCCTTATGGCGGTATCGTCATCTGGCGCTGTTTTGTATACAACTGCAAGCAGGACTGGCGTGACCGCAAGACGGACCGGGCCAGAGCGGCTTATGACCATTTCAAGCCGCTGGACGGCCAGTTCCATGATAACGTCATTCTGCAGATCAAGAACGGCCCGATGGATTTCCAGGTCAGAGAGCCGGTCTCTCCGCTCTTTGGCGCCCTGGAACGGACGAACCATGTGATCGAATTCCAGATCGCCCAGGAATATACCGGACAGCAGCGTCATGTCTGCTATCTCGTTCCGCAGTGGAAGGAGATTATGGATTTCGATACGCAGGCCAAAGGCGGCCCGGCTCCGGTGAAGCGGATCGTTGACGGATCGCTGTGGGGCAACCGCCTGAGCGGAATTGCGGCGGTATCCAATGTGGGCAATGACCGGAACTGGACCGGCCATCTGCTGGCCCAGGCGAATCTCTACGGCTTCGGCCGGCTGGCCTGGAATCCTGAGCTGAGCGCGGAAGAGATTGCGGAAGAATGGATCGCCTTGACGTTTGGTGCGGACACCGCGGTAGCCGGGGTAATCAGCCGGATTCTGCTGGATTCCTGGGAGATCTATGAGTCTTATACCTCGCCGCTTGGCGTAGGCTGGATGATCAATCCCGAGCATCACTACGGCCCGAATGTGGACGGCTATGAATATTCCATGTGGGGCACCTACCACTATGCCGATCATCAGGGCATCGGGGTAGACCGTACCGTGAATACCGGTACCGGCTACAGCGCTCAGTACATGGGCAGCAACGCTGTGCGTTATGATTCGCTGGAGGAATGCCCGGATGAGCTGCTGCTGTTCTTCCACCATGTACCATACACTCATGTGCTGCATTCCGGCAAAACCGTGATCCAGCATATCTACGATACGCATTTCGAGGGTGCAGAGCGTGCTGAAGGGCTGCTGGACGCCTGGAGCGGACTGAAGGGCAGCATCGCAGACGGCCTGTACACTCAGGTGGAGGAACGCCTTAAGGGGCAGGCGGCTCATGCCAAGGAATGGCGTGACCAGATTAATACGTATTTCTACCGCAAGAGCGGAATTGCAGATGCATTATGCCGGACCATCTACTAA
- a CDS encoding sugar phosphate nucleotidyltransferase — MHTILLCGGSGQRLWPLSGSIRSKMFLQLLPAPGGGTESMIGRVCRQLAQAGLDESLLFVAHQEQVALTQRHTGSNYPVIGELYKRGTFTAAAFGALHLLAAGKAQPEDIICIAPADMYADDDFFRQFHRFEAILADSGAELLLLGTRPSSPSEQYGYIVPSQEDAGGYAPVLSFAEKPDKVKALELMREKALWNCGVFAVRLGFLLEHLERLELPVELTALTAQYPELPVRSFDKEVAERSTKAVVVRHEGEWSDLGSWDTLTARLPSQVIGVGGLWGECGDSYLINELEVPLHVIGVSGIVAIAGPEGILIADKKNANMIKEILAENERRRQDCP; from the coding sequence ATGCATACTATTCTTCTGTGCGGCGGCTCCGGCCAGCGGCTGTGGCCCCTGTCCGGCAGCATCCGCTCCAAGATGTTCCTGCAGCTGCTGCCTGCACCGGGCGGGGGCACAGAATCCATGATCGGGCGGGTATGCCGTCAGCTCGCTCAGGCCGGGCTGGATGAATCCCTGTTGTTCGTAGCCCATCAGGAGCAGGTGGCTCTCACGCAGCGGCATACCGGGAGCAATTATCCGGTAATCGGAGAGCTATACAAGCGCGGGACCTTCACTGCTGCCGCGTTCGGCGCGCTGCACTTGCTTGCCGCCGGAAAGGCACAGCCGGAGGATATCATCTGCATCGCTCCGGCTGACATGTACGCGGATGATGATTTTTTCCGCCAGTTCCATCGATTCGAGGCCATTCTGGCCGATTCTGGGGCCGAACTCCTCCTGCTTGGAACGAGACCTTCATCTCCCTCAGAGCAATACGGCTATATCGTCCCGTCACAGGAGGACGCTGGCGGGTATGCTCCGGTATTATCTTTTGCTGAGAAGCCGGATAAGGTTAAAGCCCTGGAGCTGATGCGGGAGAAGGCCTTATGGAATTGCGGGGTATTCGCTGTGCGGCTGGGCTTCCTGCTGGAGCATCTGGAGAGGCTGGAGCTGCCTGTGGAATTGACAGCATTAACCGCACAGTATCCAGAGCTCCCGGTCCGCAGCTTCGACAAGGAAGTGGCAGAGCGCAGCACCAAAGCGGTTGTCGTAAGGCATGAAGGGGAATGGTCCGACCTGGGAAGCTGGGATACGCTGACGGCCCGGCTGCCGTCACAGGTCATTGGAGTAGGAGGGCTATGGGGAGAATGCGGAGACAGTTATCTTATTAACGAGCTGGAGGTGCCGCTGCATGTCATTGGGGTCTCCGGGATAGTCGCCATAGCCGGTCCCGAAGGCATTCTCATCGCAGATAAGAAGAACGCTAACATGATCAAGGAGATTCTGGCGGAGAATGAGCGGCGGCGGCAGGACTGCCCCTGA
- a CDS encoding helix-turn-helix domain-containing protein has translation MVAAFEPPVPGQSLSETIIPDVKTTLNLFGMHLRKVSGEWDYPQHAHPQYEFNYVLEGEQQLTVNNHSYLQRAGDLVLLRPGDIHSSRSGNGGAFTYFCIHFDIDDKLFISLLSRLNHVLFTSESNVAHRLGPLLSRLVEISTSGSGSITISQRMRLQSAVFELFAQLWEVFSLEADNSSPGTYERIELAHQIRSRLQSLIYQQFKQEVPYDSHYGVDDIAAELGISPSHCYRVFRQVFGLSPRVYLSEQMLHEAKVLLDDHSLTVSQISGLLGYRDIAHFSRQFKRWSGKSPREYRESRS, from the coding sequence TTGGTTGCAGCTTTTGAACCGCCGGTCCCGGGCCAAAGCCTTAGTGAAACTATCATCCCGGATGTGAAAACCACGCTCAACCTCTTCGGCATGCATCTGCGTAAGGTGAGCGGGGAATGGGATTATCCGCAGCACGCCCATCCCCAATATGAATTCAATTATGTGCTTGAAGGGGAGCAGCAGCTCACAGTCAACAACCACAGCTACCTCCAGCGCGCCGGGGATCTGGTCCTCTTGAGGCCGGGCGATATCCATTCCAGCCGCAGTGGAAACGGCGGGGCCTTCACCTATTTCTGCATCCATTTCGATATCGATGACAAGCTGTTCATTTCACTTCTCAGCCGGCTGAATCATGTATTGTTCACCTCAGAGAGCAATGTTGCCCATAGATTAGGACCGCTCCTCAGCAGGCTGGTGGAGATTTCCACCTCCGGCTCCGGCAGCATCACGATCTCCCAGCGCATGAGGCTGCAGTCCGCCGTCTTCGAGCTGTTCGCCCAGCTCTGGGAGGTCTTCTCCCTGGAGGCTGACAATTCCTCTCCGGGCACTTATGAGCGAATCGAGCTGGCCCACCAGATCCGCAGCCGCCTCCAGAGCCTGATCTACCAGCAGTTCAAGCAGGAGGTTCCCTATGACAGCCATTATGGCGTTGACGACATCGCCGCTGAGCTGGGGATCAGCCCCTCGCACTGCTACCGGGTCTTCCGCCAGGTATTCGGCCTCTCCCCACGCGTCTACCTCTCTGAGCAGATGCTGCATGAGGCCAAGGTACTGCTGGATGACCACAGTTTGACGGTCAGCCAGATCTCCGGCTTGCTCGGCTACCGCGATATCGCCCATTTCAGCAGACAGTTCAAGCGCTGGAGCGGCAAGTCGCCGCGGGAATACCGCGAGAGCAGGAGCTAG
- a CDS encoding DUF6492 family protein produces the protein MSVAAVSVTSSAPPIDVLIPAIEKDLATLPYVIDSLRRYVQHPISNIYIVSPENSRIRQLCSRKACVFVNETTVLPFTKKAIRYSSSRWNRSGWLYQQLLKMNGDQVCREKYFLVIDADTVLIRPHRFRSGGKSIFYCRSWSQPEYFRTYRKLLGVPAPSPKSFVTHYMLFESAKLASLKRKIAARHGMSWHAAILHSINKKRQFGFSEFETYANYVYSLNRTSVVLKNANNKALKTPAGSLGKKQISKYAHTYRSLSFHQRKGYSTPGKP, from the coding sequence ATGTCCGTTGCTGCCGTAAGTGTAACCTCAAGCGCTCCGCCGATCGATGTCCTGATTCCTGCTATTGAAAAAGATCTCGCCACTCTCCCTTATGTGATTGATAGTCTTCGCCGTTATGTCCAGCACCCTATCAGCAATATTTACATTGTCTCGCCGGAGAATAGTAGAATCAGACAGCTGTGCTCCCGGAAAGCTTGCGTCTTTGTCAATGAAACCACCGTCCTGCCATTCACCAAAAAAGCGATCCGCTATTCCTCCTCCCGCTGGAACCGGTCAGGCTGGCTGTATCAGCAGCTGCTCAAGATGAACGGGGATCAGGTGTGCCGCGAGAAGTATTTCCTGGTCATTGATGCAGATACGGTGCTCATCCGTCCCCATCGCTTCCGTTCCGGCGGGAAAAGCATCTTCTATTGCCGCAGCTGGAGCCAGCCAGAGTATTTCCGCACCTACCGCAAGCTGCTCGGTGTACCTGCGCCTTCGCCCAAGTCGTTCGTGACCCACTATATGCTGTTCGAGTCCGCGAAGCTGGCCAGTCTCAAAAGAAAAATAGCAGCCCGGCACGGCATGTCCTGGCATGCGGCTATTCTGCACTCCATCAACAAGAAGCGGCAGTTCGGCTTCTCTGAATTTGAGACCTATGCCAACTATGTGTACAGCTTAAACCGCACCTCTGTGGTGCTCAAAAATGCCAATAATAAAGCGCTGAAGACCCCGGCGGGCTCATTGGGAAAAAAGCAGATAAGCAAGTATGCCCATACTTACCGTTCGCTCTCCTTCCATCAGCGCAAGGGATACTCCACTCCGGGCAAGCCTTAA
- the uxuA gene encoding mannonate dehydratase, with product MNMTWRWYGEGNDNITLDHIRQIPGVMGIVWSLHHKVAGEVWEMEEIQKVADQITAKGFSTAVVESVNVHDDIKIGLPSRDKYIDIYIDTIRKLAKVGVKVICYNFMPVFDWTRTELYKELPDGSNALFYEKAAITDNPRAMVDRILKGAGQFTMPGWEPERLAKLDELFAAYADVTEDKLFDNLKYFLERIIPVCEEVDIKMAIHPDDPAWPIFGLPRIIRSRDTIRRFLDMVDSPYNGLTFCTGSLGTNPENDLPAMIREFSDRIYFAHIRNVKVFDNGDFIEVSHRGRDGSVDVAEVVKAYHESGFTGYVRPDHGRHLWGEEKNCRPGYGLYDRAMGIMYLLGVWDSLDNVKEAK from the coding sequence ATGAATATGACTTGGAGATGGTACGGCGAGGGCAACGACAACATCACTCTTGACCACATCCGTCAAATCCCGGGCGTTATGGGCATCGTCTGGTCGCTGCACCACAAGGTGGCCGGTGAGGTCTGGGAAATGGAAGAAATCCAGAAGGTTGCCGATCAGATCACAGCCAAGGGCTTCAGTACAGCGGTTGTTGAAAGCGTCAACGTTCATGATGATATCAAAATCGGACTGCCGTCCCGCGACAAATACATCGACATCTATATCGATACAATCCGCAAGCTCGCCAAGGTTGGCGTGAAGGTCATCTGCTACAACTTCATGCCGGTGTTCGACTGGACCCGTACCGAGCTGTATAAGGAGCTGCCGGACGGATCGAACGCCCTCTTTTATGAAAAGGCTGCCATTACCGATAATCCGCGCGCAATGGTAGACCGCATCCTGAAGGGTGCCGGACAATTCACCATGCCGGGCTGGGAGCCGGAGCGGCTGGCTAAGCTGGATGAGCTGTTCGCGGCCTATGCTGACGTTACCGAGGATAAATTGTTCGACAATCTGAAGTATTTCCTGGAGCGCATCATTCCGGTGTGTGAAGAAGTGGATATCAAAATGGCCATTCACCCGGATGATCCGGCCTGGCCGATCTTCGGACTGCCGCGCATTATCCGCAGCCGCGATACGATCCGCCGCTTCCTGGACATGGTGGACAGCCCGTATAACGGCCTGACCTTCTGCACCGGCTCGCTCGGAACGAACCCGGAGAATGATCTGCCGGCAATGATCCGCGAGTTCAGTGACCGGATTTATTTTGCCCATATCCGCAATGTGAAGGTGTTCGACAATGGAGACTTTATTGAAGTATCCCACCGTGGCCGTGATGGCAGCGTAGATGTGGCAGAGGTTGTTAAGGCGTACCATGAGAGCGGCTTCACCGGTTATGTGCGTCCGGACCACGGCAGACATCTCTGGGGCGAGGAGAAAAATTGCCGTCCAGGCTATGGCCTCTATGACCGGGCGATGGGGATCATGTATCTGCTGGGCGTATGGGACAGCCTGGACAATGTTAAGGAGGCCAAGTAA
- a CDS encoding YheC/YheD family protein: MTAKKVQSGQSKWYKTQLLLKNETIKAFIPDTRRFNRRNLEQMMHGYGMIYIKPERGTYGMGVIRAERRDRQGYMYQYEETVRRFATFEAFHHSLAARIGKRSYLLQKGIHLLKHHGRRFDIRVMVQLSPKGVWEATGIIGRLGHPRKIVTNYHSGGKPTAVEHLLSTHLSAQQLVQLKGEMNRLGIRIAQQLKKTYPHHRQFGVDVGLDRARKPWIIEVNMNPDPYIFNQLKDKSMYRRVMRYRGLGLKRKCR, from the coding sequence GTGACAGCTAAAAAGGTTCAGTCAGGTCAGAGCAAATGGTATAAGACACAACTGCTGCTTAAGAACGAGACAATCAAGGCGTTCATCCCCGATACCCGGAGATTTAACAGGCGTAATCTGGAGCAGATGATGCACGGTTATGGAATGATCTATATCAAGCCGGAACGGGGAACGTATGGCATGGGCGTGATCCGCGCGGAGCGGAGGGACCGGCAGGGATATATGTATCAGTATGAGGAGACCGTGCGCCGGTTCGCTACGTTTGAGGCTTTTCATCACAGTCTGGCGGCAAGAATCGGCAAGAGGAGCTATCTGCTGCAAAAAGGCATCCACCTGCTGAAGCATCACGGGCGGCGCTTCGATATCCGGGTGATGGTGCAGCTCAGTCCCAAGGGTGTATGGGAGGCTACCGGAATTATCGGGCGGCTCGGGCATCCGCGCAAAATTGTGACCAATTACCACAGCGGCGGCAAACCGACCGCAGTAGAGCATTTGCTCTCCACCCATCTGTCTGCGCAGCAGCTTGTGCAGCTTAAGGGAGAAATGAACCGGCTGGGCATACGCATAGCGCAGCAGCTGAAAAAGACTTATCCGCACCACCGGCAGTTCGGTGTAGACGTCGGACTGGACCGCGCGCGGAAGCCGTGGATTATTGAAGTGAATATGAATCCTGACCCATACATTTTTAATCAGCTGAAGGATAAATCTATGTACCGCAGGGTCATGAGATACCGTGGGCTGGGTCTGAAGCGGAAATGCCGTTAG
- a CDS encoding GntR family transcriptional regulator: MTSKKEIMAYLKQEILSLELKPGAMISETALSERFQLSRTPIRDVLKQLSLEQYVDIYPKKGNLVSYIDLESVEQIIYLRNVLEKEIMKSLAGNIPLKGLHELRDNLAQQQKCIEQAEGAEVFLHLDDQFHRTMFGLAGREFLWGVLQQFNVHYIRYRKLHMLKDEKLTAIQQEHQQLLDYIVQGDTAGIDELLHHHLRADIDSKNLQEHFATYIKK, encoded by the coding sequence ATGACTTCCAAAAAAGAAATAATGGCCTACCTCAAGCAGGAGATTCTCTCCCTTGAGCTGAAGCCGGGGGCGATGATCAGTGAGACGGCTCTGTCCGAGCGCTTCCAGCTGTCGCGGACGCCGATCCGTGATGTGCTGAAGCAGCTGTCCCTGGAGCAATACGTCGATATCTATCCCAAAAAAGGCAATCTCGTATCCTACATAGACCTGGAGTCCGTGGAACAGATTATCTATCTGCGCAATGTGCTGGAGAAGGAGATTATGAAGTCGCTGGCCGGGAATATCCCGTTAAAAGGGCTGCATGAGCTAAGGGACAACCTTGCACAGCAGCAGAAGTGTATCGAGCAGGCGGAGGGGGCGGAGGTATTCCTGCACTTGGATGACCAGTTCCACCGCACGATGTTCGGCTTGGCCGGGCGTGAGTTCCTGTGGGGCGTGCTCCAGCAGTTCAATGTGCACTACATCCGCTACCGCAAGCTGCATATGCTGAAGGACGAGAAGCTGACGGCGATTCAGCAGGAGCATCAGCAGCTTCTGGATTATATCGTGCAGGGCGACACCGCGGGGATCGACGAGCTGCTGCACCATCATCTGCGGGCGGATATCGACTCCAAGAACCTCCAGGAGCATTTCGCCACGTATATCAAAAAATAG
- a CDS encoding LacI family DNA-binding transcriptional regulator, with translation MAKITIKDVAREAGVSISTVSNALNDVDVLSPETKAHILKVAQRLNYVPNLNGKLLKSGTTKMLGFFTTSVSGPYFYKLVESMSRQCDRMGYGLNVFVTKDKQVIMSNILGRRVDGVIIYEELGIDEQDIAAMKKDKIKAVFLDRVLEDEGMGSIIFDSYESGYEATKYLISLGHKRIAYISGVDTMFDSVQRKEGYLAALREYQLPVEEDFILQGYFEEDSTYNAVKSYLRLHPARVPDAFLAGNDISAMGCIQALKSYGYEVPQDVSVMGFDDIDIAPYYSPPLTTVRNQIARQGMLAIDHLVRMIQDKEQGAAQKLQGELVVRGSSHVKLERKDRR, from the coding sequence ATGGCTAAGATAACGATCAAGGATGTCGCACGGGAAGCCGGGGTCTCCATCTCAACGGTCTCCAACGCCCTGAATGATGTGGATGTGCTGAGCCCGGAGACCAAAGCCCATATTCTGAAGGTGGCCCAGCGCCTGAATTACGTTCCGAATCTGAACGGCAAGCTGCTGAAATCGGGGACCACGAAGATGCTGGGATTCTTCACGACAAGTGTGTCCGGTCCGTACTTCTACAAGCTGGTAGAATCCATGTCCCGTCAGTGCGACCGCATGGGCTATGGCCTGAATGTATTTGTCACCAAGGACAAACAAGTGATTATGAGCAACATCCTCGGAAGACGGGTAGATGGTGTCATTATCTATGAGGAGCTGGGGATCGACGAGCAGGACATTGCCGCGATGAAGAAAGACAAGATCAAGGCGGTGTTTCTGGACAGGGTGCTGGAGGATGAAGGAATGGGCAGCATTATCTTTGATTCCTATGAATCAGGCTATGAGGCTACGAAGTATTTAATCAGCCTGGGGCATAAGCGGATTGCCTATATCTCCGGCGTGGACACGATGTTTGACAGCGTGCAGCGGAAGGAAGGCTATCTGGCCGCGCTGCGTGAATACCAGCTTCCGGTGGAGGAGGATTTTATCCTTCAGGGGTATTTTGAGGAGGACAGCACCTATAATGCCGTGAAGTCTTACCTCCGTCTGCATCCCGCACGAGTCCCTGACGCCTTCCTGGCCGGCAATGATATCAGTGCAATGGGCTGTATTCAAGCGCTCAAGAGCTACGGTTATGAAGTGCCGCAGGATGTCAGCGTGATGGGCTTCGATGATATTGATATCGCACCTTATTATTCGCCGCCGCTCACGACGGTAAGGAATCAGATTGCAAGACAGGGCATGCTGGCGATTGATCATCTGGTCCGCATGATTCAGGACAAGGAGCAGGGTGCGGCACAGAAGCTGCAGGGCGAGCTTGTCGTAAGAGGCTCAAGTCATGTGAAGCTGGAGCGGAAGGACCGCAGATAG
- a CDS encoding Nif3-like dinuclear metal center hexameric protein, translating to MALTFSDVMEHLNAGVQLPANTVDKLAPDAAGTEVQGIVTAFAASQYVVEQAVRLGANLVITHEGVFYSHQGHGSEWEQDSVYQEKSALITSSGVGIYRFHDTIHRYTLDGIVEGLLRELEWEQYIERHLPEVSILTIPDMTVSETAAYVKRKLNIPYVRVAGNLSATCSKVGVLVGFRGNGSTVIPIYEQESLDLVIAGEGFEWEVPEYIRDAVRQGKDRALIMLGHAESEAPGMKLLAERLSRQFPEVPVRFIPEQPVFQIL from the coding sequence ATGGCACTGACTTTCAGTGATGTGATGGAGCACTTGAATGCAGGGGTACAGCTGCCCGCGAATACGGTGGATAAGCTTGCGCCGGACGCTGCGGGAACAGAAGTGCAGGGAATCGTGACTGCCTTCGCCGCTTCGCAATATGTGGTGGAGCAGGCGGTCCGGCTTGGCGCGAATCTGGTAATCACGCATGAAGGTGTATTTTATAGCCACCAAGGTCACGGGAGCGAGTGGGAGCAGGATTCCGTCTACCAGGAGAAGTCTGCACTGATTACAAGCAGCGGGGTAGGCATCTACCGCTTCCATGACACGATACACCGCTATACACTGGACGGAATCGTGGAAGGGCTGCTACGGGAGCTGGAGTGGGAGCAATATATAGAGCGGCATCTGCCTGAGGTATCGATCCTCACTATTCCTGATATGACCGTCTCGGAGACTGCTGCATATGTGAAGCGGAAGCTGAACATTCCCTATGTACGCGTTGCCGGGAACCTCTCTGCCACATGCTCCAAGGTGGGGGTGCTGGTGGGTTTCCGGGGAAACGGCAGTACGGTCATCCCGATATATGAGCAGGAGTCGCTTGATCTGGTCATCGCCGGTGAAGGCTTCGAATGGGAGGTGCCTGAGTATATCCGCGACGCGGTCCGGCAGGGCAAGGACAGGGCACTCATCATGCTCGGCCATGCCGAGAGCGAAGCGCCGGGAATGAAGCTGCTGGCAGAGCGGCTGAGCCGGCAGTTCCCGGAGGTGCCGGTGCGCTTTATTCCGGAGCAGCCAGTGTTTCAAATCCTATAA